The following coding sequences lie in one Rutidosis leptorrhynchoides isolate AG116_Rl617_1_P2 chromosome 6, CSIRO_AGI_Rlap_v1, whole genome shotgun sequence genomic window:
- the LOC139852752 gene encoding alpha-1,6-mannosyl-glycoprotein 2-beta-N-acetylglucosaminyltransferase-like, which translates to MSIKYIDRAMASYKKQRIRDSVIRRFIVVVSLTLAAVLFLFFLFGMNSSSLLMNESSVEINSVTEIGFNNSALVDSIKLPTHNRLSKMLEIKNQLPPRNMDLYPVLAKDRIVIVLYVHNRPQYLKVVVESLSHVSGINETLLIVSHDGYFEEMNKIVEDIKFCQVKQVFAPYSPHLYTDRFPGVSVNDCKDKDDPIEKNCEGTTDQYGNHRSPKIVSLKHHWWWMMNTVWDGLKETIGHSGDILFIEEDHFIFPNAYHNLKILTKLKPIKCPDCYAANLAPSNVKSRGEGWDILVAERMGNVGYTFNRTVWRKIHKKAKEFCFFDDYNWDITMWVTVYPSFGGPVYSLRGPRASAVHFGKCGLHQGQGENAACVDNGVVNIETQEIDKVVNIKREWGLHVFSHQEGYQAGFRGWGGWGDKRDHQMCLDFAKMYHRKSKTS; encoded by the coding sequence ATGTCAATAAAATATATTGATAGAGCTATGGCTTCTTACAAGAAACAACGGATTAGAGACAGCGTGATTCGTCGGTTTATTGTTGTAGTATCTCTAACTTTGGCTGCTGTTCTTTTCTTATTTTTCCTTTTTGGGATGAATTCAAGTAGTTTGTTAATGAACGAAAGCTCGGTTGAAATCAATAGTGTTACTGAAATTGGTTTTAACAACTCTGCTTTGGTTGATAGTATTAAGCTTCCTACACATAATCGTTTGTCGAAAATGTTGGAGATTAAAAACCAGTTGCCTCCAAGAAACATGGATTTATATCCAGTTTTAGCTAAAGATCGTATAGTAATCGTTCTTTATGTTCACAATCGGCCACAATATCTCAAAGTAGTAGTGGAAAGTCTTTCTCATGTGTCGGGTATTAATGaaactttgttgattgtaagtcaTGACGGATACTTTGAAGAAATGAATAAGATTGTAGAGGATATTAAATTTTGTCAAGTGAAACAAGTATTTGCACCTTACTCGCCTCATTTATATACGGATCGATTTCCTGGTGTATCCGTTAATGATTGTAAGGATAAAGATGACCCGATTGAGAAAAATTGTGAAGGGACTACCGATCAATATGGTAATCATCGATCGCCAAAGATTGTATCATTAAAGCATCATTGGTGGTGGATGATGAATACGGTATGGGACGGGTTAAAAGAGACGATTGGCCATTCGGGTGATATTCTTTTTATAGAAGAAGATCATTTTATTTTCCCTAATGCTTATCACAATCTAAAGATATTGACAAAATTGAAACCTATTAAGTGTCCCGATTGTTATGCTGCAAATCTTGCTCCAAGCAACGTGAAGTCTCGAGGGGAAGGTTGGGATATTTTGGTAGCCGAAAGGATGGGTAACGTGGGGTACACGTTTAATCGAACGGTTTGGAGAAAAATACATAAAAAAGCTAAAGAGTTTTGTTTCTTTGATGATTATAATTGGGATATAACAATGTGGGTGACGGTTTATCCATCGTTTGGTGGTCCGGTTTACTCTTTGCGTGGACCTAGGGCAAGTGCGGTTCACTTTGGAAAATGCGGGTTGCACCAAGGTCAAGGGGAAAACGCTGCTTGTGTGGATAACGGTGTGGTTAATATTGAGACGCAAGAGATCGATAAGGTTGTTAACATTAAACGTGAATGGGGATTACATGTTTTTAGTCATCAAGAAGGGTATCAAGCTGGATTTAGAGGGTGGGGTGGATGGGGAGATAAAAGAGACCACCAAATGTGCTTAGATTTTGCCAAAATGTATCATCGAAAGAGTAAAACGTCTTGA